A single window of Apodemus sylvaticus chromosome 4, mApoSyl1.1, whole genome shotgun sequence DNA harbors:
- the Slc25a31 gene encoding ADP/ATP translocase 4, which yields MSNESSKKQSSKKALFDPVSFAKDLLAGGVAAAVSKTAVAPIERVKLLLQVQASSKQISPEARYKGMIDCLVRIPREQGFLSYWRGNLANVIRYFPTQALNFAFKDKYKQLFMSGVNKEKQFWRWFLANLASGGAAGATSLCVVYPLDFARTRLGVDIGKGPEQRQFTGLGDCIMKIARSDGIIGLYQGFGVSVQGIIVYRASYFGAYDTVKGLLPKPKETPFLVSFIIAQIVTTCSGILSYPFDTVRRRMMMQSGESERQYKGTIDCFLKIYNHEGIAAFFRGAFSNILRGTGGALVLVLYDKIKEFLNIDVGGSSSGD from the exons ATGTCGAACGAATCCTCCAAGAAGCAGTCCTCAAAGAAGGCGTTGTTCGACCCTGTGTCTTTCGCGAAGGACCTGCTGGCCGGCGGGGTCGCGGCCGCCGTGTCGAAGACAGCCGTGGCACCCATCGAGCGAGTGAAGCTGCTGCTGCAGGTGCAGGCTTCCTCCAAGCAGATAAGCCCCGAGGCGCGCTACAAGGGCATGATCGACTGCCTGGTGCGCATCCCTCGTGAGCAAG GATTTTTAAGTTATTGGCGTGGCAATTTGGCAAATGTTATTCGATACTTTCCAACACAAGCCTTAAACTTCGCTTTTAAGGACAAATACAAACAACTTTTCATGTCTGGTGTTAACAAAGAAAAACAG TTCTGGAGGTGGTTTCTAGCAAATCTGGCTTCTGGAGGGGCTGCCGGAGCAACATCCTTGTGTGTGGTATATCCACTAGATTTTGCCAGAACACGATTAGGTGTTGATATTGGAAAAG GTCCTGAGCAACGGCAGTTCACGGGTTTGGGTGACTGCATTATGAAAATAGCCAGGTCAGATGGGATTATTGGCCTATACCAAGGGTTTGGTGTCTCCGTTCAGGGTATCATTGTTTACCGAGCCTCTTATTTTGGAGCTTATGACACTGTTAAG GGCTTATTGCCAAAGCCAAAGGAAACCCCATTTCTTGTCTCTTTTATCATTGCTCAAATCGTGACTACCTGTTCTGGAATACTCTCCTATCCCTTTGACACAGTTAGAAGACGTATGATGATGCAG AGTGGGGAATCTGAACGGCAATATAAAGGAACCATAGACTGCTTTCTGAAAATATACAATCATGAAGGAATTGCTGCATTCTTCCGTGGTGCATTCTCCAACATCCTTCGTGGTACAGGGGGTGCTTTGGTCTTGGTGTtatatgataaaatcaaagagtTCCTCAACATTGATGTTGGAGGTAGTTCATCAGGAGATTAA